The sequence AATGCAGCAGTTACTTTTTAAAGCACAAAAGTGCATTGCTCGGTAGCCGCAAAAGAAGTCAAATAGTTACAGGTCTTCGATTAATTTTTCAGGTCATATTTTTGCCGACACACAGATCAGTCTAGTCTTCCGAGATGGCATTGACAATCATTAAAACCATAGCGGTGTAATTTAGCaagtgaacttttttttttttttcctccttcttGAGAACAGACCTTAGCTAAACCCTCAGAGGCAGGATATATTTCTATTGTGAGAATGCCTGGTATGTGCTGTCACACGGGGAACAGTTCTTCTATTGTAGCCAGATTATGAAGTTAAGTCCACACTGATATAAGAAGCCATGATAAGAGGCTTTGCCCCCATATCACCCACAATTGCAGTGACAAGTTTCACAAGCATTCCAAGCacgaaataaaaaagaaaataatcatTTCCTAACAGTACAGTCTCAGaataattcacacacacacacacacaagcacgcatgtATGCGCACACACTTTTAAACGTCCACAAAGCGTTTTGGTGCTCTTGAATACCAGGTTAGACGGTTGTTCTGACCCTCTGTGGCCCTGGCAGGCTGCTGGGCTGAGAGGACCCAAGTGCACGAGGCGGCCTCCCTGGGCCAGGCCCAGAGGCTGCAGCAGCTCATCCAGAGCGGAGCCTCCATCAACACCATGACGATGGACTGCATCACCCCCCTACACGAGGCCTGCATCCAGGGACAGGTCCAGTGCGCCAGACTGCTGCTGGAGGCTGGAGCACAGGTAGGAGACACAGGCCACACCCCCTACACAGGTCACACTGAGGTCACGCCCTCATACTCcacacaggtgagacagacGGGTCACACCCTCGCTGCAGGTGATTGACAAGGCGGCAGGTAGGAGACACAggacacacccccaacacaggTCACACTGAGGTCACACCCTCAAACTCCGCACAGGTCACACTGAGGTCACACCCCCTCTGCAGGTGATTGACAAGGCCACAGGTAGGATAGACAGGCCACACCCTCTACACAGGTGAGACAGACCCACATCCTCTACACAAGTCAGAGGTCACACAGGTCACACCCTACACAGTCTTCTGCTCCTACAGGTGGATAGGCGCACGGTCCTGATGCTCTAATCCCTCTGCTCCTACAGGTGGATGTCCCCACAGTCCTGATGCTCTAACCCCTCTGCTCCTACAGGTGGATATCGGCATGGTCCTGAGGCTCTAACCCCTCTGCTCCTACAGGTGGATGTCCCCACAGTCCTGAGGCTCTAACCCCTCTGCTCCTACAGGTGGATATGCGCATGGTCCTGAGGCTCTAACCCCTCTGCTCCTACAGGTGGATGTCCGCACGGTCCATGGCAGCACTGCGCTGTGTAACGCCTGCGCTGCAGGAAGTCCGGAGTGCGCCAAACTCCTGCTGGAGTACGGAGCCACCGCCAACCCCACCCTCACTGCTCTGACCGCTACGCCCCTGCACGAGGCCTGCATCCGAGGTCAGAGCGGAGTGcgtgtgcagacacacacacacacacacacacacacacacacacacacatacacacacacacacacacacacatacacacatacacacatacacacatacacacatacacacatacacacacatacacacatacacacacacacatacatacacacacatacatacacacacacacacacacacacacacacacacacacacacacacacaaagacacagacagacagacagacagacacagacacacacagacagacagacacataaacgcataaacacacacacgtacacgcacgcacgcacgcacgcacgcgcgcacgcacacgcgcacacgcgcacacgcgcacacgcgcacacgcacacacgcacacacgcacacacacacatatacacacacacaaacacacactcacacacacacacacacacacacagacacagacacagacacagacacagacacagacacacacacacacacacacacacagacacagacacagacacacacacacacacacactcaggcacacagtgTGTTGTCATACACTGGTAAGGCGTGTTCTCCTGCAGGTAGCGTGGACTGCGTGCGGCTCATGATCGCAGGCGGCGCTGAGCTGGAGACGTATGACATCTACTTTGGGACCCCACTGCACGCGGCGTGCACCAAGCAGCACGTGGAGTGTGCCAGGGTGCTGCTCAACGCAGGTGAGAGGGGCGCTGCATTATCACTTTGGAAACCAGCAGGACAGACAGATCGACAGCACTGTCATTCGAGttgaattaaacaaaaaaatgggTGGACCTACCATAAGCTAGCAGTCATTCCATGCTGCTGTGTGGTAAAAACTCTTTGATTGGACCAGACTGCcagtcagtgattgacagctcattgtagctccacccatcgtGAGGTGTCTTTTTACATTTGGCTgtgtaacactgacacactgtggtTTATTCGAGGGGCCAACGTCAACGCTGCCAGGTTTCACGAGACGGCGCTCCACATCGCGGCCAAAGAGGGCAACGAGGACCTGATCGAGGCGCTGGTGGCGTTCGGGGGAAACGTGTACGCCCGGGACAACCGCAGCAGGAGGCCCGTCGACTACACCAGGCCTGGGTCTGCCTGCGCGGCGTGCCTGCAGTTTTATCAAAGTTAGTCGTCATTTGACTCTCCGTTACCCAATtatatgggcagcctgtagcatagtggttaaggtaaatgactgggacacgcaaggtcggtggttctaatcctggtgtagccacaataatacccgcacagctgttgggcccttgagcaaggcccttaaccctgcattgctccagggggggattgtctcctgcttagtctaatcaactgtacgtcgctctggataagagcgtctgccaaatgccaataatgtaatgtaatatgattcATAACAGACAATTACTGCAATAGTTAAGCATTTTGTTTAttactaaaacatttaaaattaaaataaaataataataacttggtTATCCCTCTCTAAAGGTGTGTCCAGTTCAGTttgtgatgaataggttcctgATTCTGGGTGATGTCACcgaattacatgacattacattacattattggcattcggcagacgctcttatccagagcgacgaacagtcgattagacaaagcaggagacaatcctcccctggagaaatgcagggttaagggccttgctcaagggcccaacggctgtgcggatcttattgtggccacaccgggattagaaccaccgaccttgcgtgtcccagtcatgtaccttaaccactacgccgcTACGCATCCCATGAGCCTCTTTGCATTTGTCCGCAGGCACCCCCCTGAGTCTGCAGGAGCTGAGCAGGGTGACCTGCAGGAGGTCCCGGGGCATGAGAGCGGAGGACAGCGTGTGCAAACTGAACCTCTCCCCTCGCACCATCAGCTACCTCTCATACCACTGAAGAAGCTACCGCTCATACCACTGAAGAAGAAGCTACCGCTCATACCACTGAAGAAGAAGCTACCGCTCATACCACTGAAGAAGAAGCTACCGCTCATACCACTGAAGAAGCTACCGCTCATACCACTGAAGAAGAAGCTAGCCCTCATACCACTGAAGAGGAATCTCACTCCACCCTCACCTATTGAATGAGACCTCACCCAACCAGAGGACCCTAAAGACGCGGGAACTCTTCAGAACCGGAAAGACTACTGTGCAGGATAATCCCTTAAAGAGCGAGAAAAGCCGTGAACGTGAAATACTGTAAGGAttgtaattttaatttattttttgagacgacaggaagaaaaaaaactggaaacgTATGTGTGTTGTGCATCATTAGAATGCCCTTCAACCCCCAACTGTACAGTAATATGATCAGTTTCCAAAGGAGTAACACTTGCGAAATAAGAGCAAGGTAATAACCCTGGTGTTACACAATCATGTGAATCTCATGTGCCTTGGTAAGAGAGACACATGTCCATCACATGTGCTGAAGAGCACTTATTTTCGGTACTTGTTTTGTACACTACATATAGTCCTGTTCTAATACAGCATGCATGTCCGACAACCATCTTTTACTGCATCGTAATATTTCTCCACTTATATGGGCAAGCCGAGGAAGTGTGGCAATGAATAACGAGGGGGGAAAACAGCAACTCCCAGAGTTCTCCATGTCCGTCAACATCGGTGTCAAAACAACAGCGATCACGTGATATGGCAGTGCCCCAACCATCCACAAAATACGTTTTAGCTGAATAGCTATGCACTGTACAAGATATATCTATCTCTCTTGCGTACAGAAAGGGTTATTATAAAGGATAAATTATGGAAATGGATATCGAGCCAGACAAGCCTTACTTCTTCGGAGATATCGGTGAGTGTCCTTAAAGCTGGAAGGCTAACCGGGTAGCACAGCGGCTCCTTTTACAGTTTACAAACACGAAGACTGACCTAAATGCCGGAGATAGCTCGTGTCAACGTTCTTCATACACGCTCTGTGAGATACATTTAAGTAATATTAACCAAATTAGGAATCGGATGCCTTTGCCTTTGATGCCGTTTGGCCTTGCTGGAGACATTGGTTTCTTAAAATAACATAACTGTGTGAACGATGTTGTGCATTTTCCACATTTGCGCCAAGCCATGTTGTTGCGGACGCATGATTTCGTTTTTTAATTCCGTAGTGCATATTTTAACCACGGGAAACTTTGGGATGTTATGTAAACAAGattgaataaattatttgtaattacaattattttttcacatttattgatACGAATGTAAACGCATCTCCCATAACAATACAGGAGAAATGTTTTCAGCCTGACCCCAGTTTGATGAGCCAAGTTGTGGTATACTTTATATGAAATTATAAGAAATACACAATCCCCTTGAAGCAACAATGAAAAAACCTgtaagaacaaaaaatgtatgtcagccattttgggtgAATAATACATTAGTGCTGACACGTGAGGGATCACGATAAGCACAAGAGTTGTGTGGGAATGCTTCTGGGGAGCAATATAATgctatgaagtcgtatgtggacatcatttagAGGGGCCTCCATTATAAGCGGTATAGCAGGGGAGGGTCTGTCCCTTTACGCGCGACAGTGGTGTGGTTTTGAGCACCAGGGCTCGAGACACAGACCCTTACCTGGTCTCCCCTGGCAGGCTGCTGGGCTGAGAGGACCCAGGTGCACGAGGCGGCCTCCCTGGGCCAGGCCCAGAGGCTGCAGCAGCTCATCCAGAGCGGAGCCTCCGTCAACATTGTGGCCGTGGACTCGATCACCCCCTTACACGAGGCCTGCATCCAGGGACAGACCCAGTGCGTCAGACTGCTGCTGGAGGCTGGAGCACAGGTAGGAGAGACACCCTCcacacaggtgagacagacacaaaccctCCACACCAGTgagacacaccctccacacaggtgagacagacccacaccctccacacaggtgagacagacccacaccctccacacaggtgagacacgcacaccctccacacaggtgagacacgcacaccctccacacaggtgagacagacCCTCCACACAGGTGAGATAGACgcacaccctccacacaggtgagacacgcacaccctccacacaggtgagacagacacacagtctccacacaggtgagacagatgcacaccctccacacaggtgagacagatgcacaccctccacacaggtgagacagatgcacaccctccacacaggtgagacagatgcacaccctccacacaggtgagacagacgcacaccctccacacaggtgagacagacGCACACCTTCCACACAGGTAAAGACCagtccaggggcctgttccatgaagcaggattacggagttagctggataactacattGAGTAAAACCTGTAACCCTCagaaatctggaacatggactgaagtaaaaagagctgttccaggttttactttttTCGCCGTTATCCAGCTGACTCTTTGTGCAGTCATCCAGCTTTATGCAGTTATTTGGATAACTCttggtgcagttatctggctaaatCCTGCTTattggaacaggcccctggtcaCATTGCGGGACGTTGCGGTGACGTTGCGCTGACGTTGCTCTGACGTTGCTCTGACGTTGTTTTTCGGGGTACAGGTGGACGCGCGGAACGTGGACGGCAGCACCCCGCTGTGCGAGGCGTGTTCGGCAGGGAGTCTGGAGAGCGTGCGGATGCTTCTGGAACACGGCGCCAGGGTGAACCCCACCCTCACCTCCCgcaccacctcccccctccacgAGGCCTGCATGGGGGGTAAGGGCAGCCCCCCCTCCTCACTCCTCCAGGTCACGTGACCCAGAACGTTTCCTCGCCTGTCAGCCGTGGGAACACGTCAGCGAGGGCACCGCTGACATCACAGGGCGCAGAAGAGTGGGGAAAAGGGCGTGGCCTGGGCCTGCTAAAACTCTGGCCATCAGTGtcctctcagaaatgaagtggCAGTGGAGGGGCATTGTtgctcttcaaggatcaaatttgcccaaatgtaccctgaaagtgcagtaatgttcttGTTGGGTATaaagttttccaagcaaaaaaggtacaaattaattcattatttattgctgactaggggtacaattttatgttccAGTCGTGTACTGCCCCATCTGCAAGCCTTTTTCGGGACTTTTTGTACCTTCTGAGAGTGTGCAGTGACAAATCTCTATACTGAGGGGTCCTAACTGCTCCAAttcactgtgtgcgtgtgtgtgcctgtgcctgtgtgtgcgtgtgcgtgtgcgtgtgcgtgcgtgtgtgtgtgtgcgtgtgtgtgtgtgtatgtgtgcgtgtgcgtgtgtgtgcgtgtatatgtgtgcgtgtgtgtgcgtgcgtgtgtatgtgtgtgtgtgtatgtgcgtgcgtatgtgtgtgcgtgtgcgtgcgtgtgtgcgtgtgtatgtgtgtatgtgtgtgtgtatgtgtgcgtgtgcgtgtgtgtgtatgcgtgtgtgtgtgtaacccagGTAACTCGGATTGTGTGCAGCTGATGGTCACcagaggggcggggctggagACGTATGATCTGTACTACGGCACACCGCTGCACGTGGCCTGTGCCAACGCACACGTCGGCTGTGCCAAGGTGCTGCTGAACGCCGGTGAGCTGGGgggtaacgggggggggggggggggggggtaaactaCCCAGGTGATGAGGTAGATTCTGAATCTCCAGGTGATAAAGGGGATTCTGAAACGGGGTGAACGTGTCTTCTGGAAAAGCAATCATTTGTCAATCCAGCACCCAGCACATGCCATGAGCCCAGTGAGTGAACAATGTTCATCACGGTTAACTGGGTACACGGATTTGTCTGTTAGCTCGTCCTTAATACTCCGGAATAGCTTCTCTTTAAGAACGAGGTTTTTAGCCCTTATTTCTCTAA is a genomic window of Conger conger chromosome 19, fConCon1.1, whole genome shotgun sequence containing:
- the LOC133119371 gene encoding ankyrin repeat and SOCS box protein 13-like, which codes for MEKEIAPSRPNYFGEIGCWAERTQVHEAASLGQAQRLQQLIQSGASINTMTMDCITPLHEACIQGQVQCARLLLEAGAQVDVRTVHGSTALCNACAAGSPECAKLLLEYGATANPTLTALTATPLHEACIRGSVDCVRLMIAGGAELETYDIYFGTPLHAACTKQHVECARVLLNAGANVNAARFHETALHIAAKEGNEDLIEALVAFGGNVYARDNRSRRPVDYTRPGSACAACLQFYQSTPLSLQELSRVTCRRSRGMRAEDSVCKLNLSPRTISYLSYH
- the LOC133119373 gene encoding ankyrin repeat and SOCS box protein 13-like; the encoded protein is MEMDIEPDKPYFFGDIGCWAERTQVHEAASLGQAQRLQQLIQSGASVNIVAVDSITPLHEACIQGQTQCVRLLLEAGAQVDARNVDGSTPLCEACSAGSLESVRMLLEHGARVNPTLTSRTTSPLHEACMGGNSDCVQLMVTRGAGLETYDLYYGTPLHVACANAHVGCAKVLLNAGAKVNAARFHETALHHAAKVKRADLIELLVEFGGNVYAKDRHDRKPSDYTKQGSPPALCLEFYERTPMSLQQLCRVVVRTELGTRALDVVSKLDLPKPIIGYLRYC